A single window of Rhizophagus irregularis chromosome 32, complete sequence DNA harbors:
- a CDS encoding 60S ribosomal protein eL22, whose translation MPNKITKGGSAKTSKKVPQKQKYIIDASGPSRDKIFDSAAFEKFLHDKVKINGRPGQLGDIVTISRSDDHKITITTSTHVFSKRYMKYLTKKFMKQHRIRDWLRVVATDPQSYEIRYFNISNEAEEEEEE comes from the exons ATgccaaataaaatt ACAAAAGGTGGTTCGGCGAAAACCAGCAAAAAAGTGCCACAGaagcaaaaatatattattgatgCTTCAGGTCCTTCCCGTGACAAAATTTTTGACTCTGCAGCTTTT GAAAAATTTCTTCAcgataaagtaaaaattaatggTCGTCCGGGTCAATTAGGAGATATCGTTACCATATCTCGTAGCGATGAtcataaaattacaattaccACTAGTACTCATGTTTTTTCTAAGCGTTATATGAAATATCTCACCAAGAAATTTATGAAACAACACCGCATTCGAGATTGGTTACGCGTAGTTGCTACAGATCCG CAATCTTATGAAATAAGATACTTTAACATTAGCAATGAGGCtgaagaagaagaggaagaataa
- a CDS encoding mitochondrial 37S ribosomal protein mS47, which produces MQCLAYLSKSFSNLTKASLCKPTLKGSIFSAYRCSKHMSSLNLQTVSGDPPQADVLHKRKFGSRVFILNRPNVLNALDLSMIRNMTPQLQAWNESDLCKVIILKANGKKAFCAGGDVKRVVELANRKKNGEVGVRPLRFFEEEFQLNHLIATLDKPFVAFMDGITMGGGVGLSVHAPFRIATENTIFAMPEVNIGYFPDVGGSFFLSRMDGEVGTYLALTGSRLRGVDVFLSGIATHYVPSQRLSYLEDRLSELESDDHEVINAAIEDFVSEPQQNHVYSLGGDIRKAIDRCFKGNTLESIIDALTKEENEKWSKEVINTMLKMSPTSLKVTLRELRKGKQIVITDCFKMEYKLVQKFLEKSDFIEGVTALLVDKREPKWNPSKLDDISDDEIEKFYFEGSEKHQLNLLNIRSFENYPYSRFALPTEEEIQKVVTGETPDAGSVSMTQQEVVDFFLKDRKAKIGVREKVLEVLNRKTTQIDGQEGLKWVNDIKIK; this is translated from the exons ATGCAATGTTTAGCTTAtctttcaaaaagtttttcaaatttgaCCAAAGCTTCGCTATGTAAACCAACATTAAAGGGCTCCATATTTTCCGCCTATCGATGTTCGAAGCAT ATGTCAAGTTTGAACCTTCAAACTGTATCAGGAGATCCACCGCAG GCAGATGTCCTTCATAAGAGAAAATTTGGAAGTCGTGTTTTCATATTAAATCGCCCTAATGTTCTAAACGCACTGGACCTGAGCATGATTAGAAATATGACACCACAATTGCag GCTTGGAATGAATCTGATTTATGTAAAGTCATTATTCTTAAAGCCAATGGGAAAAAGGCGTTTTGTGCTGGTGGTGATGTAAAAC gAGTTGTAGAATTAGCAAATAGGAAGAAGAATGGTGAAGTTGGTGTCAGGCCTCTTCGATTTTTTGAAGAAGAATTTCAGCTTAATCACCTCATCGCTACGTTAGATAAACCATTTGTTGCTTTTATGGATGGCATTACCA TGGGAGGTGGTGTTGGTTTATCAGTTCATGCACCATTTCGCATTGCTACtgaaaatacaatatttgCCATGCCAGAGGTAAACATTGGTTATTTTCCTGATGTTGGCGGATCCTTCTTTTTATCAAGAATGGATGGAGAAGTTGGAACTTATCTAGCATTGACTGGTTCAAGGCTACGTGGCGTAGATGTCTT CTTATCTGGAATTGCGACACATTATGTTCCTTCACAACGGTTATCATATTTGGAAGATCGTTTGAGTGAATTAGAAAGTGATGATCATGAGGTGATAAATGCAGCCATAGAAGATTTTGTATCAGAACCCCAACAAAATCATGTCTATTCCCTTGGTGGTGACATTAGAAAAGCAATTGATCG atgcTTTAAAGGTAATACACTTGAGAGTATTATCGATGCGTTGACcaaagaagaaaatgaaaagtGGTCGAAGGAAGTAATAAATACTATGTTGAAAATGTCACCTACAAGTTTAAAA GTTACTTTACGTGAATTACGAAAGGGAAAACAAATAGTCATAACTGATTGCTttaagatggaatataaactagttcaaaaatttttg gAAAAGTCAGATTTCATTGAAGGGGTAACGGCGCTACTTGTTGATAAAAGAGAACCAAAATGGAATCCTTCAAAATTAGATGATATTTCTGATGATGAAatagagaaattttattttgaaggtTCAGAAAAACatcagttaaatttattaaatatacggtcTTTTGAAAATTATCCGTATTCTAGGTTTGCATTACCAACTGAAGaagaaattcaaaaagttGTTACAGGTGAAACACCGGATGCAGGATCGGTGAGTATGACTCAACAAGAGGTcgttgatttttttcttaaagatCGAAAGGCCAAAATAGGAGTTCGAGAAAAAGTATTGGAagttttaaatagaaaaactaCTCAGATTGATGGTCAAGAAGGGTTGAAATGGGTTAAtgacattaaaataaaataa